A stretch of Candidatus Omnitrophota bacterium DNA encodes these proteins:
- a CDS encoding phosphopyruvate hydratase: MKISKVTGRQIFDSRGNPTVEVDVLLSDGSFGRAAVPSGASTGVHEALELRDGGKAYKGKGVLKAVANVAKIAKRVKGMNALDQRKVDGAMIALDGTPKKKKLGANAILGVSMAVCRAAAASKKQPLYKHLRSLFPGKLKGWIIPVPCMNILNGGAHADNNVDVQEFMIAPVGGKTFKKRMQMGTEVYHTLKSILKKEGLSTSIGDEGGFAPNLKENEDALRFITRAIKEAGYKPGRDVAIVLDVAASEIYKNGKYVLAGEKPKKVLSAEALIDLYERWVKKYGIISIEDGFAEDDWD; encoded by the coding sequence CTGAAGATCAGTAAGGTGACAGGCAGGCAGATTTTTGATTCAAGGGGAAATCCGACGGTGGAGGTGGATGTTCTGCTCTCCGACGGTTCATTCGGACGCGCGGCGGTGCCTTCGGGCGCCTCAACAGGCGTGCACGAGGCGCTGGAATTGCGTGACGGCGGAAAAGCATATAAAGGCAAGGGCGTTCTCAAGGCCGTGGCGAATGTGGCCAAAATCGCCAAACGCGTTAAGGGCATGAACGCTCTTGATCAGAGGAAGGTTGACGGAGCGATGATAGCGCTCGATGGCACTCCTAAAAAAAAGAAACTGGGCGCCAACGCCATACTCGGCGTGTCCATGGCCGTGTGCCGTGCGGCCGCCGCATCCAAAAAGCAGCCGCTCTATAAGCATTTAAGGTCGCTTTTTCCCGGAAAACTGAAAGGCTGGATAATCCCCGTTCCGTGCATGAACATACTCAACGGAGGCGCTCACGCCGACAACAATGTGGATGTGCAGGAATTTATGATAGCTCCCGTGGGCGGAAAAACTTTCAAAAAAAGAATGCAGATGGGTACCGAAGTCTATCACACACTCAAGAGCATCCTGAAAAAAGAAGGTCTTTCAACCTCCATCGGCGACGAGGGCGGATTCGCCCCGAACCTGAAAGAGAACGAAGACGCTCTCAGATTTATAACGCGCGCGATAAAAGAAGCCGGCTATAAGCCCGGCAGGGATGTGGCGATAGTGCTTGATGTGGCGGCTTCCGAGATCTACAAGAACGGAAAATATGTCCTCGCCGGAGAAAAGCCGAAAAAAGTCCTCAGCGCGGAGGCTCTCATAGACCTGTATGAAAGATGGGTGAAGAAATACGGCATCATCTCCATTGAGGACGGTTTTGCCGAAGACGACTGGGAC
- a CDS encoding tetratricopeptide repeat protein, translated as MPERKIFAIRLRHGSLHDERRGAGSLEEVEKTPMKNIKRFTARLTRKFITLLGTVPNTPVFAAMMLAATIFVPFAAADEGEDLYQKQNWRGAFEFYKSRIDADQGGWEDCYNAGNCLFRMGKYPEARLYYLRAKKLSPRSRDINYNLQVLGEKLSLPDVPQSALASLGDLFTEDEFRTAVVVVTWLFFFAAMLHVFTKSELSLWLAAALFVTGAFAWGALYAKMNGGPTGGYGIVMREEGMQSGPGASYKVIASVPAGMKAAIYDEEEGWLFVRVAASSGWIRKSALEKI; from the coding sequence ATGCCAGAGCGAAAGATTTTCGCCATCCGGCTGCGGCACGGATCCCTCCACGATGAAAGAAGAGGCGCTGGTTCTCTTGAAGAAGTTGAAAAAACACCTATGAAAAATATAAAACGCTTTACCGCTCGCCTCACGCGCAAATTTATCACGCTATTAGGAACCGTCCCCAATACGCCCGTTTTTGCGGCGATGATGCTGGCCGCGACCATTTTTGTGCCTTTTGCCGCCGCTGATGAGGGAGAAGATCTCTACCAGAAACAGAACTGGCGCGGGGCTTTTGAATTTTATAAAAGCCGCATAGATGCGGATCAGGGCGGTTGGGAAGACTGTTATAACGCCGGGAACTGCCTTTTCAGAATGGGCAAATACCCCGAGGCGCGCCTTTATTACCTGAGAGCGAAAAAACTCAGTCCGAGATCCCGCGACATAAATTATAATTTGCAGGTGCTGGGCGAAAAGCTGAGCCTTCCGGATGTCCCGCAAAGCGCCCTGGCGTCACTCGGGGATCTTTTCACGGAGGATGAATTCAGGACGGCTGTCGTCGTCGTCACATGGCTTTTCTTCTTCGCGGCTATGCTGCATGTTTTCACAAAAAGCGAATTGTCTCTCTGGCTTGCGGCAGCTCTTTTTGTGACAGGAGCTTTCGCATGGGGCGCTCTCTATGCTAAAATGAACGGCGGCCCAACGGGCGGTTACGGTATCGTCATGAGGGAGGAGGGAATGCAGAGCGGCCCCGGCGCTTCCTATAAAGTTATAGCCTCTGTTCCCGCGGGGATGAAGGCCGCCATTTACGACGAGGAAGAAGGCTGGCTCTTTGTGAGAGTCGCCGCCTCAAGCGGCTGGATAAGAAAAAGCGCCCTTGAAAAAATATAA